AATCCAGAGCGCGTTTTGCCAGCAACAGTAGAAATCGTTGATATCGCTGGATTAGTGAAAGGAGCAAGTAAAGGAGAAGGATTAGGAAATCAATTCTTAGGAAATATTCGCGAGTGTAATGCAATCATTCACGTATTGCGTTGCTTCGATAACGATAATATTGTACACGTAGATGGGAAAGTAAACCCTATTCGCGACAAGGAAACAATTGACATTGAATTGCAATTGAAAGACCTTGAAACAGTAGAAAAACGCTTAGATAAAGTAAAAAAAGCGGCTAAAACTGGAAATAAAGAAGCACAAGTAGAGGCAGATTTATTAGAGCGAATCAGGGAGACATTATTAGCAGGAAAATCAGCTCGTATAGTAGAGGCTAAAAACCAAGACGAAGAAGAATTATTAGAAGCTTTCCAATTGATTACTACGAAACCGGTATTATACGTATGTAACGTAGATGAAGGAGCAGCGGTAAATGGAAATGCTTATGTTGAGCAAGTAAAAGAGTTAGTGAAAGACGAAAATGCAGAAGTAATTGTATTGGCTGTTGGAACTGAAGCAGATATTACAGAGCTAGAGACATTCGAAGAACGTCAGATGTTCTTAGAAGATTTAGGTTTAGAAGAACCAGGTTCATCAAAATTAATTCGTTCAGCTTATCAGTTGTTGAAATTGCAAACGTATTTTACAGCTGGTGTAAAAGAAGTAAGAGCTTGGACGATTAATATTGGAGATACTGCACCACAAGCTGCAGGAGTAATTCACTCTGATTTTGAAAAAGGATTCATTCGCGCTGAAGTTATTGCTTATGATGACTATGTAACATTTGGTTCAGAAGCAAAAGTAAAAGAAGCTGGAAAGTTAAGAGTAGAAGGTAAAGAATATATTGTTAAGGATGGTGATGTAATGCATTTCCGCTTTAATGTATAACAATAATAGAAGAAGAATTGAAGAAAGAGAGGTTTACAAAACCTCTCTTTTTTTGTATATTTAGGTTTTGATTGTGTAGAATATGCTAAAAAAAATCGCACGTTTTTTAAAAGTGTTTACCCTGTGTTTCTTTACTTTTGTTGCGGTTTACGTGGCAGTTTTCTATGGATTGTCTTTCGTGCCCAATACGGTAGTAAGCGAAAAAAGACAAGCAACGGAAGATGAGGTGACTATCTATTTGTCAACCAACGGTGTACATACCGATTTTGTTGTGCCAGTCGTTCATGAGGTCATCGATTGGCGTACAAAAGTGGAGCAACCGCTAAATCGAGCCAAGTGGCTGGCTTTCGGTTGGGGAGATAAAGGATTTTATATCGATACTCCTTCCTGGAGCGATTTGCGTATGACCACCGCTTTAAGCGCATTATCAGGGGTTGGGGAATCAGCGATGCATGTGACGGCTTATGGCGCATTTGCACTAGATGAAAACACAGTAGAAGTAAAGCTGTCTACAACCGAATATCAAGCATTGGTACATTATATTGATGCGAGCTTTGACAAAAAAGAAGGAGCATATCAGCGCATTGAAGTGGAAGGATATCACCAATCAGATGCGTTTTATGAAGCTAGGGGAAGCTATAGTTTATTCTATACTTGTAACACCTGGGTAAATCAAGGATTGAAACAAATTAACCAAAAAGCAGCCTTGTGGACCTTGCATGATCAAGGAATATTGAGGCACTATAAATAATATGATACACATACCCTTTAAGAAAATAGGAACTTTATTGAAGGATTCAGTGATGGATTTTTTAGATGATAGAGCAACTAAGTTTAGTGCAGCGCTATCCTATTATACCATTTTTGCCTTGCCTCCCTTAATTATTCTAATTATTTCAGCCTCAGGGTTTTTTATAGAAGAAAAAGATGTTTCTGCATTCTTTTACCAACAAGTATCGGATTTAGTCGGACCAAATACGGCAAGAGAAGTAGAAAATGCCATGAACAATGTAACCCTGAATCGATCAGGTGTTTTGCCTACCGTAATTGGAGTAGCGATGTTGCTTTTTAGTGCTTCAGG
The window above is part of the Myroides odoratus DSM 2801 genome. Proteins encoded here:
- a CDS encoding TIGR02117 family protein, whose product is MLKKIARFLKVFTLCFFTFVAVYVAVFYGLSFVPNTVVSEKRQATEDEVTIYLSTNGVHTDFVVPVVHEVIDWRTKVEQPLNRAKWLAFGWGDKGFYIDTPSWSDLRMTTALSALSGVGESAMHVTAYGAFALDENTVEVKLSTTEYQALVHYIDASFDKKEGAYQRIEVEGYHQSDAFYEARGSYSLFYTCNTWVNQGLKQINQKAALWTLHDQGILRHYK
- the ychF gene encoding redox-regulated ATPase YchF, whose amino-acid sequence is MKAGIVGLPNVGKSTLFNCLSNAKAQSANFPFCTIEPNVGVVNVPDPRLLKLEELVNPERVLPATVEIVDIAGLVKGASKGEGLGNQFLGNIRECNAIIHVLRCFDNDNIVHVDGKVNPIRDKETIDIELQLKDLETVEKRLDKVKKAAKTGNKEAQVEADLLERIRETLLAGKSARIVEAKNQDEEELLEAFQLITTKPVLYVCNVDEGAAVNGNAYVEQVKELVKDENAEVIVLAVGTEADITELETFEERQMFLEDLGLEEPGSSKLIRSAYQLLKLQTYFTAGVKEVRAWTINIGDTAPQAAGVIHSDFEKGFIRAEVIAYDDYVTFGSEAKVKEAGKLRVEGKEYIVKDGDVMHFRFNV